In a single window of the Solea senegalensis isolate Sse05_10M linkage group LG1, IFAPA_SoseM_1, whole genome shotgun sequence genome:
- the LOC122773118 gene encoding zonadhesin-like isoform X4, with protein MLGGFHTDLLLIVTLLFLSHTGIQCRAEHHFSLVPLPEWRPNSEYVTQCFYSRQNNLICDWTRSQQRRGDVAVTVLESGTLGLEEEACLEFWYQVPFAASGSELRVLLKSSAGLVEIWTSPALITNSWTQVFVPLKVTKPETQVVLEAKFTGEQITFNQMGVRRGLCGPQCESNTELWTDESTLCICSEGQHSCFPSQCPEGQICGPQRRGSTGMSTTGMCTIHSHTDCSTFDGMLFRFMAPCTYTLAKTCSSTKALPMFSVEVVNEQDGNSSLPAIQQVNVNTENFRVSFLKRQTQRVVVNGLSRKLPLSLSNGSVNIQSNPAAVVLVTSFGLSVSYDNAGALHVILPSSYSGEVCGLCGNFNHFKEDDLRKPDGTTAQNATVLAKSWQTGQITSSCETILVPHECDPLEKAVYASEFYCGGLISNTGPFADCQSVLGAESYFRGCVVSMCSTHGDPAVLCETLQVYSNICKEAGVAVPIWRNSTFCSLQCAENSHYNVCADGCPEVCSSLDLTSSCGNCEERCECDNGFKLSGGKCVPAKDCGCWYNGKHYEKGSTFVEGQCEQQCHCVGNNDLTCTSMRCANNEVCKVRDGVKDCFPFMPTTCSVYGDPHYITFDKTAYDFQGGCSYTLTTTCGVESPVQFSVIGHNMHPPLQNFTLSKLEAATLHMEDFDFTLNQNGEVYVNDHPVKLPYSTSETYGSVWVYMHHSYIILETSFGVRMMVDGQKRLFLQVDESYKYELCGLCGTFSGYQDDDFVTPEGQHVTEPFDFGDSWRVQNNYECTAYPNVPRHCDYDEENKAYNDCSPLLGEAFQLCHETIHPNIYLSSCVYDYCATNGDQQTLCESLKSYAAACQVAGVELPPWQADTACDLTKPTTPAPANNSTTTAKPQPPTTTARPKPTTSTQPQPPTTTAKPQPPTTTTTPQPPIVCNFSCSFDNDLCSWNQMITDAFDWTWHSGSTPTPMTGPSADHTGGGHYLYIEASSVTHGDTARLISSECLNTGPQCLQFWYHMYGSADTMGLHVYQVQNRISSSIWRKRNDQGNAWHLAQVDLTPSGAFQIFFEGRRGSNDQSDVAIDDISLHHGHCGDLTKPTTPAPEFPPANSSTTTARPQPPTTTARPKPPTTDRPQPPTTTTKPQPPTTTARPQPPTHTTRPQQPIVCNFSCSFDNDLCSWNQMITDAFDWTWHSGSTPTPMTGPSADHTGGGHYLYIEASSVTHGDTARLISSECLNTGPQCLQFWYHMYGSADTMGLHVYQVQNRISSSIWRKRNDQGNAWHLAQVDLTPSGAFQIFFEGRRGSNDQSDVAIDDISLHHGHCGDLTKPTTPAPEFPPANSSTTTARPQPPTTTARPKPPTTDRPQPPTTTTKPQPPTTTARPQPPTHTTRPQQPIVCNFGCSFDNDLCSWNQMITDAFDWTRHSGSTPTPMTGPSADHTGGGHYLYIEASSVTHGDTARLISSECLNIGPQCLQFWYHMYGSADTMGLHVYQVQNSISNSIWWKRNDQGNSWHLAQVDLTSSGAFQIFFEGRRGSNDQSDVAIDDISLYHGHCEDLTRPTTPAPANSSTTTVRPQPPTTTARSKPPTSTQPQTPSMAPTESQSTSLTQSSTTTTEPQPPTSTARPQPSTTTARPPTTTTRPNPPTTTLPQTSTTDRPQPSTTSARPLPVTTTARPQPTITTVRPNPATSTQPQTPSIAPSESQATSITQSPTTTAGPQPPTTTFRPRPTTTTARPYPTTPTLPPISTTVPSESQKTSILQSSTPTSRPQPPTTDRPQPPTSTGRPQPSTTTARPQPPTTTLPQTSTIIPSESQTTIIPEPSTTSSRPQPQTTDITQTSTTSGRPLPVTTTARPQPPITTVRPNPATSTQPQTPSIAPSESQATSITQSPTTTAGPQPPTTTFRPRPTTTTARPYPTTPTLPPISTTVPSESQKTSILQSSTPTSRPQPPTTDRPQPPTSTGRPQPSTTTARPQPPTTTLPQTSTIIPSESQTTIIPEPSTTSSRPQPQTTDITQTSTTSDRPLPVTTTARPQPPITTVRPNPATSTQPQTPSIAPSESQATSITQSPTTTAGPQPPTTTFRPRPTTTTARPYPTTPTLPQISTVAPSESQTTSILQSSTPTSRPQPPTTDRPQPPTSTGRPQPSTTTARPQPPTTTPPQTSNTIPSESQTTIIPEPSTTSSRPQPQTTDITQTSTTSDRPLPVTTTARPQPPITTVRPNPATSTQPQTPSIAPSESQATSITQSPTTTAAPQPPTTTFRPQPTTTTARPYPTTPTLPQISTVAPSESQTISIPQPATTSSWPQPQTTDITHNSTTSARPLPVTTTARPQPTITTVRPNPATTTARPQPQTTTLPQTSTTAPSESQTTSIPPPSTTSCRPQPPTTDRPQPSTTSVWPLPVTTTARPQPPITTVRPNPATSTQPQTQSIAPSESQATSITQFPTTTVGPQPPTTTFRPRPTITTARPNPPTTTLPPTSTKAPSESQTISIPQPSTTSSWPQPQNTDITHTTVGPNPATTTARPQPPTTTARPQPPTTTARPPPPTTTAKPQPPTTTARPTPFCPENSHYTSCIPACSPTCSNLNGPPHCNNSNSCEPGCVCNDGFVRKLWRCVPIEECGCVDSNGNKHQFNEIWYADHCSQKCECEKDDGLGEIDCDDDEECDKNAVCLQNDKGEYYCKSTDFSGCTIEPDPEYRTFDKIRHDFKGKHSYVLVRTNNLPNNLPDVYIVSINTHREDNDDGDDDDDQHDDDSSSEENHSRRVRDEDEDDDDDDSEESDGRYRLKELKIVVYNHTVELKKNSKLVVDGKRTKMPVSPTAGLNIRQHSSQIYLKTDFGLSVEFDGRNTAEITLPHIYRSKVGGLCGNFDGQKWNEKMKPDGTRAKTVQEFGESWRV; from the exons ATGCTTGGAGGCTTCCACACAGATTTGTTGCTCATAGTGACTTTActtttcctctctcacacaggGATTCAGTGCAG agctGAACATCATTTTTCATTGGTTCCTTTACCCGAGTGGAGGCCAAATTCAG AATATGTTACACAGTGCTTCTACAGTCGACAGAACAATCTGATTTGTGACTGGACACGAAGCCAGCAGAGAAGAG GTGATGTTGCAGTGACCGTATTAGAGAGTGGTACACTGGGGCTGGAGGAAGAAGCCTGTCTAGAGTTTTGGTACCAGGTCCCATTTGCAGCCAGTGGATCTGAACTTCGAGTTCTCCTGAAAAGCAGCGCTGGTCTGGTAGAAATCTGGACCTCTCCTGCACTAATAACAAATTCATGGACACAAGTGTTTGTCCCCCTGAAGGTCACCAAACCAGAGACTCAG GTTGTGCTTGAAGCCAAGTTTACAGGGGAACAAATCACATTTAACCAGATGGGTGTAAGAAGAGGCTTGTGTG GACCCCAGTGTGAATCTAATACAGAGTTATGGACAGATGAGTCCACCCTCTGCATCTGTTCAGAGGGCCAACACTCCTGCTTCCCCTCTCAATGCCCTGAGGGACAAATCTGTGGTCCTCAAAGAAGAGGCTCCACTGGGATGTCCACCACTGGGATGTGCACTATACACAGCCACACAGACTGCAGCACTTTTGATGGCATGCTATTTCGCTTCATGGCTCCCTGCACCTACACACTGGCCAAGACCTGCTCATCCACTAAGGCCCTGCCGATGTTTAGTGTGGAAGTAGTCAATGAGCAGGATGGGAACTCATCTCTGCCAGCTATCCAGCAGGTTAACGTGAACACAGAGAACTTCAGAGTTTCCTTCCTGAAAAGGCAGACACAACGGGTGGTG GTTAATGGGTTGTCGAGGAAGCTTCCACTGAGCCTCAGCAATGGCAGTGTCAACATCCAGAGTAACCCCGCTGCTGTTGTACTGGTTACCAGTTTTGGGCTGTCTGTTTCATACGACAATGCTGGGGCTCTACATGTTATCCTACCATCCTCATATTCTGGTGAGGTATGCGGTTTGTGTGGCAACTTCAACCACTTTAAGGAAGATGACCTCCGCAAGCCTGATGGGACAACTGCCCAAAATGCTACAGTTTTGGCTAAAAGCTGGCAGACTGGGCAAATCACCTCCTCCTGTGAAACTATTCTAGTGCCTCATGAGTGTGACCCGCTGGAGAAGGCCGTGTATGCTAGCGAGTTTTACTGTGGAGGCCTCATCTCTAATACTGGGCCCTTTGCTGACTGCCAGTCAGTTCTGGGGGCAGAGAGTTACTTCAGGGGCTGTGTGGTCAGTATGTGTTCTACCCATGGTGACCCAGCAGTGCTATGTGAGACATTACAGGTCTACAGTAATATCTGCAAGGAGGCGGGAGTTGCTGTGCCCATATGGAGGAATTCCACATTCTGCT CTCTTCAGTGTGCTGAGAACAGCCATTATAACGTGTGTGCTGATGGCTGTCCTGAGGTGTGCTCCAGTTTGGATTTAACTAGCTCTTGTGGAAACTGTGAGGAAAGATGTGAGTGTGACAACGGCTTCAAACTGAGTGGTGGGAAGTGTGTCCCAGCCAAGGACTGTGGGTGCTGGTATAATGGTAAACACTATGAG AAAGGTTCAACATTTGTGGAAggacagtgtgagcagcagtgcCACTGTGTGGGTAATAATGACCTCACGTGCACCTCAATGCGATGTGCAAACAATGAGGTTTGTAAGGTCAGGGACGGGGTGAAAGACTGCTTCCCTTTCATGCCCACCACCTGCAGTGTGTATGGTGATCCACACTACATCACTTTTGACAAGACGGCTTACGACTTTCAAGGGGGTTGCAGTTACACACTGACTACAACATGTGGAGTCGAAAGCCCAGTCCAGTTTAGTGTAATTGGGCACAACATGCATCCTCCACTTCAAAACTTTACCCTGTCCAAGTTGGAAGCTGCAACTCTGCATATGGAAGACTTTGACTTCACCTTAAACCAAAATGGAGAAGTCTAT gTGAATGACCATCCTGTAAAACTCCCTTATTCCACCAGTGAAACATACGGATCAGTATGGGTCTACATGCATCATTCTTACATTATCTTGGAGACATCCTTTGGCGTCAGAATGATGGTTGATGGGCAGAAAAGACTCTTTCTCCAGGTGGATGAAAGCTACAAGTATGAACTGTGTGGACTGTGTGGCACCTTCTCTGGATACCAGGACGATGACTTTGTGACACCCGAAGGCCAACATGTTACAGAGCCATTTGATTTTGGCGACAGCTGGAGGGTGCAGAACAATTATGA ATGTACAGCCTATCCAAATGTCCCAAGGCACTGTGACTATGATGAAGAGAATAAGGCTTACAATGATTGTAGTCCACTACTGGGGGAAGCCTTCCAGCTCTGCCATGAGACCATCCACCCAAACATCTATCTCAGTAGTTGTGTGTATGACTATTGTGCCACAAATGGTGACCAACAAACCTTATGTGAATCCCTGAAGTCCTATGCAGCAGCATGCCAGGTTGCAGGAGTGGAGTTGCCCCCATGGCAGGCAGATACAGCTTGTG ACCTGACTAAACCAACAACCCCTGCTCCAGCAAACAACTCAACCACTACAGCTAAACCACAACCACCAACAACTACAGCTAGACCAAAACCAACAACTTCAACGCAGCCCCAACCTCCAACCACTACAGCTAAACCCCAACCTCCAACCACCACAACTACGCCACAACCACCTATAGTGTGTAATTTTAGCTGTAGCTTTGACAATGATCTTTGTAGCTGGAATCAGATGATCACTGATGCATTTGACTGGACATGGCACAGTGGTTCCACACCTACCCCGATGACTGGACCCTCTGCTGACCACACTGGCG GTGGACACTACCTGTACATAGAGGCCAGCAGTGTAACACATGGAGATACAGCACGTCTCATCAGCTCCGAGTGTTTGAACACTGGTCCTCAGTGTCTGCAGTTCTGGTACCATATGTACGGCTCAGCGGACACAATGGGCCTCCACGTTTACCAGGTCCAGAACAGAATATCTAGTTCCATttggaggaaaagaaatgaTCAGGGAAATGCTTGGCACCTTGCCCAGGTGGACTTAACTCCAAGTGGAGCTTTCCAG ATATTTTTTGAAGGAAGGAGAGGTTCCAATGATCAGTCTGATGTGGCCATCGATGATATATCACTTCATCATGGACACTGTGGAG ACCTGACTAAACCAACAACCCCTGCCCCAGAGTTTCCTCCAGCAAACAGCTCAACCACTACAGCTAGACCACAACCTCCAACAACTACAGCGAGGCCCAAACCTCCAACCACAGACAGGCCCCAACCTCCAACCACTACAACTAAGCCCCAACCTCCAACCACTACAGCTAGGCCCCAACCTCCAACCCACACAACTAGGCCCCAACAACCTATAGTGTGTAATTTTAGCTGTAGCTTTGACAATGATCTTTGTAGCTGGAATCAGATGATCACTGATGCATTTGACTGGACATGGCACAGTGGTTCCACACCTACCCCGATGACTGGACCCTCTGCTGACCACACTGGCG GTGGACACTACCTGTACATAGAGGCCAGCAGTGTAACACATGGAGATACAGCACGTCTCATCAGCTCCGAGTGTTTGAACACTGGTCCTCAGTGTCTGCAGTTCTGGTACCATATGTATGGGTCAGCGGACACAATGGGCCTCCACGTTTACCAGGTCCAGAACAGAATATCTAGTTCCATttggaggaaaagaaatgaTCAGGGAAATGCTTGGCACCTGGCCCAGGTGGACTTAACTCCAAGTGGAGCTTTCCAG ATATTTTTTGAAGGAAGGAGAGGTTCCAATGATCAGTCTGATGTGGCCATCGATGATATATCACTTCATCATGGACACTGTGGAG ACCTGACTAAACCAACAACCCCTGCCCCAGAGTTTCCTCCAGCAAACAGCTCAACCACTACAGCTAGACCACAACCTCCAACAACTACAGCGAGGCCCAAACCTCCAACCACAGACAGGCCCCAACCTCCAACCACTACAACTAAGCCCCAACCTCCAACCACTACAGCTAGGCCCCAACCTCCAACCCACACAACTAGGCCCCAACAACCCATAGTCTGTAATTTTGGCTGTAGCTTTGACAATGATCTTTGTAGCTGGAATCAGATGATCACTGATGCATTTGACTGGACCCGGCACAGTGGTTCCACACCTACCCCGATGACTGGACCCTCTGCTGATCACACTGGCG GTGGTCACTACCTGTACATAGAGGCCAGCAGTGTAACACATGGAGATACAGCACGTCTCATCAGCTCTGAGTGTTTAAACATTGGTCCTCAGTGTCTGCAGTTCTGGTATCATATGTATGGCTCAGCGGACACAATGGGCCTCCACGTTTACCAGGTGCAGAACAGTATATCTAATTCCATTTGGTGGAAAAGAAATGATCAGGGAAATTCTTGGCACCTGGCCCAGGTGGACTTAACTTCAAGTGGAGCCTTCCAG ATATTTTTTGAAGGAAGGAGAGGTTCCAATGATCAGTCTGATGTGGCCATAGATGATATATCACTTTATCATGGACACTGTGAAG ACCTGACTAGACCAACAACCCCTGCTCCAGCAAACAGCTCAACCACTACAGTTAGACCACAACCACCAACAACTACAGCTAGATCAAAACCACCAACTTCAACACAGCCACAAACTCCAAGCATGGCTCCAACTGAGTCGCAATCAACAAGCTTAACACAATCATCAACCACTACAACTGAGCCCCAACCTCCAACATCTACAGCTAGACCCCAACCATCAACCACTACAGCAAGACCTCCAACCACCACAACTAGACCAAACCCACCAACCACAACACTGCCACAAACAT CAACCACAGATAGACCACAACCCTCAACTACATCAGCTAGGCCCCTACCTGTAACCACTACAGCTAGACCACAACCTACAATCACTACAGTTCGACCAAATCCAGCAACCTCAACACAGCCCCAAACACCAAGCATAGCTCCATCTGAGTCACAAGCAACAAGCATAACACAATCTCCAACCACTACAGCTGGCCCACAACCTCCAACTACTACATTTAGACCACGACCCACAACTACTACAGCTAGACCTTACCCAACAACCCCAACACTGCCACCAATATCAACTACAGTTCCATCTGAGTCTCAAAAAACAAGCATACTACAATCATCAACCCCTACAAGTAGGCCCCAACCTCCAACCACTGATAGACCACAACCCCCAACATCAACAGGTAGGCCCCAACCATCAACCACTACGGCAAGGCCCCAACCTCCAACCACAACACTGCCACAAACATCAACTATAATTCCATCTGAGTCACAAACAACAATCATACCTGAACCTTCAACCACTTCATCTAGGCCCCAACCTCAGACCACAGATATAACACAAACCTCAACAACATCAGGTAGGCCCCTACCTGTAACCACTACAGCTAGACCACAACCTCCAATCACTACGGTTAGACCAAATCCAGCAACCTCAACACAGCCACAAACACCAAGCATAGCTCCATCTGAGTCACAAGCAACAAGCATAACACAATCTCCAACCACTACAGCTGGTCCACAACCTCCAACTACTACATTTAGACCACGACCCACAACTACTACAGCTAGACCTTACCCAACAACCCCAACACTGCCACCAATATCAACTACAGTTCCATCTGAGTCTCAAAAAACAAGCATACTACAATCATCAACCCCTACAAGTAGGCCCCAACCTCCAACCACTGATAGACCACAACCCCCAACATCAACAGGTAGGCCCCAACCATCAACCACTACGGCAAGGCCCCAACCTCCAACCACAACACTGCCACAAACATCAACTATAATTCCATCTGAGTCACAAACAACAATCATACCTGAACCTTCAACCACTTCATCTAGGCCCCAACCTCAGACCACAGATATAACACAAACCTCAACAACATCAGATAGGCCCCTACCTGTAACCACTACAGCTAGACCACAACCTCCAATCACTACGGTTAGACCAAATCCAGCAACCTCAACACAGCCACAAACACCAAGCATAGCTCCATCTGAGTCACAAGCAACAAGCATAACACAATCTCCAACCACTACAGCTGGCCCACAACCTCCAACTACTACATTTAGACCACGACCCACAACTACTACAGCTAGACCTTACCCAACAACCCCAACACTGCCACAAATATCAACCGTAGCTCCATCTGAGTCTCAAACAACAAGCATACTACAATCATCAACCCCTACAAGTAGGCCCCAACCTCCAACCACTGATAGACCACAACCCCCAACATCAACAGGTAGGCCCCAACCATCAACCACTACGGCAAGGCCCCAACCTCCAACCACAACACCGCCACAAACATCAAATACAATTCCATCTGAGTCACAAACAACAATCATACCTGAACCTTCAACCACTTCATCTAGGCCCCAACCTCAGACCACAGATATAACACAAACCTCAACAACATCAGATAGGCCCCTACCTGTAACCACTACAGCTAGACCACAACCTCCAATCACTACGGTTAGACCAAATCCAGCAACCTCAACACAGCCACAAACACCAAGCATAGCTCCATCTGAGTCACAAGCAACAAGCATAACACAATCTCCAACCACTACAGCTGCCCCACAACCTCCAACTACTACATTTAGACCACAACCCACAACCACTACAGCTAGACCTTACCCAACAACCCCAACACTGCCACAAATATCAACCGTAGCTCCATCTGAGTCACAAACAATAAGCATACCACAACCTGCAACCACTTCATCTTGGCCCCAACCTCAGACAACAGATATAACACACAACTCAACTACATCAGCTAGGCCCCTACCTGTAACCACTACAGCTAGACCACAACCTACAATCACTACAGTTAGACCAAATCCAGCAACAACTACAGCAAGGCCCCAACCTCAAACCACAACACTGCCACAAACATCAACCACAGCTCCATCTGAGTCACAAACAACAAGCATACCACCACCTTCAACCACTTCATGTAGGCCCCAACCTCCAACCACAGATAGACCACAACCCTCAACTACATCAGTGTGGCCCCTACCTGTAACCACTACAGCTAGACCACAACCTCCAATCACTACAGTTAGACCAAATCCAGCAACCTCaacacagccacaaacacagagcataGCTCCATCTGAATCACAAGCAACAAGCATAACACAATTTCCAACCACTACAGTTGGCCCACAACCACCAACTACTACATTTAGACCACGACCCACAATCACTACAGCTAGACCTAACCCACCAACCACAACACTGCCACCAACATCAACCAAAGCTCCATCTGAGTCACAAACAATAAGCATACCACAACCTTCAACCACTTCATCTTGGCCCCAACCTCAGAACACAGATATAACACACACTACAGTTGGGCCAAATCCAGCAACAACTACAGCAAGGCCCCAACCTCCAACCACTACTGCAAGGCCCCAACCTCCAACCACTACAGCTAGACCACCTCCTCCAACCACTACAGCTAAACCACAACCCCCAACCACTACAGCCAGACCAA CACCCTTTTGCCCAGAGAACAGTCATTACACCTCTTGTATCCCAGCCTGCAGTCCAACCTGTTCAAACCTAAATGGGCCCCCACACTGCAATAACAGTAATAGCTGTGAGCCAGGATGTGTCTGCAATGATGGGTTTGTTCGGAAATTGTGGCGTTGTGTGCCTATTGAGGAGTGTGGCTGTGTGGACAGTAATGGCAACAAACATCAG TTCAATGAAATTTGGTACGCTGATCACTGCAGTcagaaatgtgaatgtgaaaaagACGATGGCCTGGGGGAGATtgactgtgatgatgatgaggaatgCGATAAAAATGCTGTCTGCCTTCAAAATGACAAGGGCGAATACTACTGCAAGTCTACAG ACTTCAGTGGGTGTACCATAGAGCCAGACCCTGAGTACAGAACCTTTGATAAAATTAGGCACGACTTTAAGGGCAAGCATTCATACGTTCTGGTCCGGACCAACAATTTGCCAAATAACCTTCCAGATGTCTACATTGTAAGCATcaatacacacagagaagacaatgatgatggcgatgatgatgacgaccaGCACGATGATGACAGTAGCAGTGAAGAAAACCACAGTCGCAGAGTGagggatgaagatgaagatgatgatgatgacgacagtGAAGAGAGTGATGGACGTTACAGATTAAAAGAGCTCAAGATTGTTGTGTACAATCACACTGTGGAATTAAAGAAGAATAGTAAATTGGTT GTGGACGGAAAGAGAACTAAAATGCCTGTATCACCTACAGCTGGTCTAAACATCCGACAGCATTCCTCTCAAATCTACCTAAAGACTGACTTTGGCCTCTCAGTGGAATTTGATGGACGCAACACAGCAG AGATCACTCTACCACACATATATAGAAGTAAAGTTGGAGGTCTGTGTGGTAACTTTGATGGTCAGAAGTGGAATGAAAAAATGAAGCCAGATGGCACCAGGGCGAAGACCGTTCAAGAGTTTGGAGAGAGTTGGAGAGTGTAA